In a single window of the Bradyrhizobium sp. ORS 285 genome:
- a CDS encoding quinoprotein dehydrogenase-associated SoxYZ-like carrier yields MTRLRLPSTVLLSALLALAFAPAKAADGYDPWPGLVQDIFNNKPMQDGGNVLSIEMPTRAEDASVVPVTLRSKLSPADDRRIKTITLVIDQNPAPMAAKFTLGSDANVTAISTRVRVNNYTDVHAVAELTDGQLYVVKTFVKASGGCSAPAAKNPDEAKARIGQMRYRQFTQGGDGASSGIREAQVMVGHPNNSGLQMDQLTQLYIPAFFVDQLTLSQDGSLVLSVEGGISISEDPNIRFTYVSNGAKHFRAEARDTQGHVFEHEWPAEGSGT; encoded by the coding sequence ATGACCCGGCTCCGCCTGCCGTCCACAGTGCTTCTCAGCGCCCTGCTGGCGCTTGCCTTCGCACCTGCGAAAGCCGCAGATGGTTATGATCCCTGGCCGGGACTGGTGCAGGACATCTTCAACAACAAGCCGATGCAGGACGGCGGCAATGTGCTCTCGATCGAGATGCCAACGCGGGCCGAGGATGCCTCGGTCGTTCCGGTCACCCTGCGCAGCAAGCTCTCCCCCGCCGACGACCGCCGCATCAAGACCATCACCCTGGTGATCGACCAGAACCCGGCACCGATGGCCGCCAAGTTCACGCTCGGCTCGGATGCCAACGTCACCGCGATCTCCACGCGCGTTCGCGTCAACAACTACACGGACGTGCATGCCGTAGCCGAGCTGACCGACGGCCAGCTCTATGTCGTCAAGACGTTCGTGAAGGCGTCGGGCGGCTGCTCGGCGCCGGCCGCGAAAAATCCGGATGAGGCCAAGGCCCGCATCGGCCAGATGCGCTACCGGCAGTTCACGCAAGGCGGCGATGGCGCCAGCAGCGGCATTCGCGAGGCCCAGGTGATGGTCGGGCATCCCAACAATTCGGGACTGCAGATGGACCAGCTGACGCAGCTCTACATCCCCGCCTTCTTCGTCGACCAGCTGACGCTGTCGCAGGACGGCAGCCTGGTGCTGTCGGTCGAAGGCGGCATCTCGATCTCGGAGGACCCGAACATCCGCTTCACCTATGTCTCGAACGGCGCCAAGCATTTCCGCGCCGAGGCGCGGGACACGCAGGGCCATGTGTTCGAGCACGAATGGCCGGCGGAGGGATCAGGCACCTGA